The following proteins are encoded in a genomic region of Alteromonadaceae bacterium 2753L.S.0a.02:
- a CDS encoding alpha-L-rhamnosidase, with translation MNPYSLRRVFVVQGFLVAVIFMLCSLASGNAFASSPVGLRCSGRVAPMDLEDAPRFSWQVTHKAQTAYELRVYDTLPSNANTETPYWVSGKVYSAQQLDIAYSGPLLSSASRYYWQVRTWDENDQPSLWSKTAAFGTGPGANWSHSEPIWVPSLATAWRDYDLTAELEINSVAAGIRFRAPDINNGYMWQFRGADNQLVPHLLVNGSYTVLDRVDLPQNTLAIGRRVSIRISLNGTSIRTFIDGTLVHTLEHDAFAGGGIGVRNGRTESFSLFAVSVINSVDQILFQRDFSNDDSGFSCATSEVGSLNVPLSAHCLNSGASTDWAFLRKEFSLPDKTVVDATVYATAASPEAARQYVYKLYLNGEFVGLGPTQPVADESRYDGFDVTKLLVSGQLNALAVQAYTTTTQAFQAELWVSYSDGSQTVLGTGPDWKSLSGESSFPAAGSIGTNYYAAPKENLDARHFPSDFNSPGFDDSQWLLAQPKAELVALKAAPMAKVKQHYPAPQRIVEKAPGHYFIDFGRTWVGGVRYRIAAGVAGNEVTLRFGEVTSAPNTVRYELNTGNVYQDTFTLRTGEQTLETWGMRVFRYAEIIGAPEAITSENLQALALVYPFDVAAAQFSASDPNLEQVWQLSKNTIEALNLNFYTDSWTRERRNYEADAYLQLRASASLSSDLTLGAYAFDYFQNHRTWPTEWPLYVILAVHEIWQQSGSTSQMQRLYSSMKNALPDQWFASGTGLIQKNVGSDGCNSQTDCDIVDWPSSQRDAYVFSEHNTVINALAYRAYSNFAEMAAALGDNSDAEFYSARATQLRAAINETFYSPAFGYFDDGMFSSGALTGHAAVHASAFPLAFGIPEPEQATPLANYLASRGMVCSVYCAPFLIGGLYQAGAAESALSLLTSTGTASWLNMIALGAGATAEAWDPSMKNNLSYSHPWAASPAFLIPTGLFGVRPLQAGFAEFQVKPQPATLEHAAIKLPTVRGDIAVEFEKLSSDVYEYVINVPGNSLAHVSVPVSDNSVDSIYLNGAAQPVEPASGFAHLPVLNAGCHVVSEAWTDIDEHCPTSSSSSSSSSSSSSSSSSSSSSSSSSSSSASSSSSSSSSSSSSASSSSSSSSSSSSSSSSSSSSSSTSSSGGGISCTFEYQYASSWPGGFVANVQIKNTGNRAVSSWAVNISHAGGTRVVQSWNAVFSGSNPYQASAMLWNATIQPGAATQFGYLASNTGELNEPLLQGTCW, from the coding sequence ATGAATCCATATTCTTTACGTCGGGTTTTCGTTGTGCAGGGTTTTTTAGTCGCCGTTATTTTTATGTTGTGTTCTTTGGCTTCGGGTAATGCATTTGCAAGCAGTCCGGTTGGCTTGCGCTGTTCGGGGCGTGTTGCGCCGATGGATTTGGAAGACGCGCCGCGTTTTTCGTGGCAGGTGACCCATAAGGCACAAACGGCCTACGAGCTTCGTGTGTACGACACTTTGCCCAGCAACGCCAATACGGAAACACCGTATTGGGTTTCCGGCAAAGTGTATTCCGCTCAGCAACTGGATATCGCCTACAGCGGCCCATTACTTTCTTCTGCAAGTCGCTACTATTGGCAGGTGCGAACTTGGGATGAGAATGATCAGCCATCGCTCTGGTCAAAAACCGCCGCTTTTGGTACTGGGCCAGGTGCAAACTGGTCGCATTCCGAGCCCATTTGGGTGCCCTCGCTGGCGACGGCCTGGCGTGACTATGATTTAACAGCGGAGCTTGAAATTAACAGCGTTGCTGCGGGAATCCGGTTTCGGGCGCCGGATATCAACAACGGTTACATGTGGCAATTTCGCGGTGCAGATAATCAATTGGTGCCGCACCTCTTGGTAAACGGTTCATACACTGTGCTGGACCGGGTAGACCTACCTCAGAACACGCTGGCAATAGGGCGGCGCGTGTCCATTCGCATTTCCCTTAACGGTACAAGTATTCGCACCTTTATAGACGGTACTCTGGTGCATACCCTGGAGCACGACGCTTTTGCTGGGGGCGGAATTGGCGTTCGTAACGGTCGCACAGAATCTTTTTCGCTGTTTGCTGTGAGCGTGATAAACAGTGTCGATCAAATTTTGTTTCAGCGGGATTTTAGCAACGACGACAGTGGCTTTAGCTGCGCAACTTCTGAGGTGGGTAGCCTCAATGTGCCGCTGTCTGCGCATTGTTTGAACAGTGGTGCCTCTACTGATTGGGCTTTTCTGCGCAAAGAATTTTCGCTGCCCGATAAAACTGTTGTGGATGCTACGGTTTACGCAACAGCGGCAAGCCCCGAGGCTGCGCGACAGTATGTCTATAAGCTGTATCTCAACGGCGAATTTGTGGGTTTGGGGCCCACCCAGCCTGTCGCCGATGAATCCCGTTACGACGGTTTCGATGTAACGAAGCTGCTGGTATCCGGCCAATTGAACGCACTTGCTGTGCAGGCTTACACCACCACAACGCAAGCTTTTCAGGCAGAACTTTGGGTCAGCTACAGCGACGGTTCACAGACCGTTTTGGGTACGGGGCCGGATTGGAAATCGTTATCGGGTGAGAGCAGCTTTCCTGCGGCGGGCAGTATCGGAACCAACTACTACGCAGCGCCAAAAGAAAATTTGGATGCGCGTCATTTTCCCAGTGACTTTAATAGCCCCGGGTTTGACGACAGCCAGTGGCTGCTGGCACAGCCAAAAGCCGAATTGGTCGCGCTTAAAGCGGCTCCGATGGCCAAGGTCAAACAACATTATCCTGCGCCGCAACGCATTGTTGAAAAAGCGCCCGGGCACTACTTTATTGATTTTGGCCGAACCTGGGTTGGTGGTGTTCGCTATAGGATTGCGGCAGGCGTTGCGGGTAATGAAGTTACTCTGCGGTTCGGCGAAGTTACCTCCGCACCAAACACTGTGCGTTATGAATTAAACACGGGTAACGTCTACCAAGATACGTTCACCTTACGCACTGGTGAGCAAACCCTGGAGACTTGGGGAATGCGGGTGTTTCGCTACGCCGAAATTATTGGCGCTCCTGAGGCGATCACGTCCGAAAATTTGCAGGCCCTGGCATTAGTTTACCCCTTCGACGTCGCTGCCGCGCAATTTAGCGCTTCAGACCCGAATCTCGAACAAGTATGGCAGCTCTCGAAAAACACCATCGAGGCACTTAATCTTAATTTTTACACCGATTCCTGGACGCGCGAACGTCGCAACTATGAAGCCGACGCCTATTTGCAGTTGCGCGCTAGCGCCAGCTTATCGAGCGATCTCACGCTGGGCGCGTACGCCTTCGATTATTTTCAGAACCATCGCACCTGGCCCACCGAATGGCCTTTGTATGTGATACTCGCGGTGCATGAGATTTGGCAACAAAGCGGTTCGACATCGCAAATGCAGCGTCTTTACAGCAGCATGAAAAATGCATTGCCCGATCAGTGGTTTGCAAGCGGCACTGGCTTGATTCAAAAAAACGTGGGGTCTGATGGCTGCAACAGTCAAACGGATTGCGACATTGTCGACTGGCCCAGCAGCCAGCGCGATGCTTATGTCTTCAGCGAACACAACACCGTTATTAACGCGCTGGCCTATCGTGCCTACAGCAATTTTGCGGAGATGGCCGCGGCCTTGGGCGATAACTCGGATGCCGAATTCTACAGCGCACGAGCAACGCAACTGCGTGCCGCGATTAATGAAACATTCTATTCGCCCGCATTCGGCTATTTCGACGATGGCATGTTTAGCAGCGGCGCGCTCACCGGGCACGCGGCGGTACACGCGAGTGCCTTTCCCTTGGCGTTTGGCATTCCAGAACCGGAGCAAGCCACGCCGCTTGCAAATTATCTGGCATCTCGCGGCATGGTTTGCAGTGTTTACTGTGCGCCTTTCCTGATAGGAGGGCTTTACCAGGCCGGTGCCGCGGAGTCTGCACTCAGTCTGCTTACTAGTACCGGAACGGCCAGTTGGCTTAATATGATTGCGCTGGGTGCAGGCGCTACCGCAGAAGCCTGGGACCCATCGATGAAAAATAACCTCAGCTATTCTCATCCCTGGGCGGCCTCGCCGGCTTTTTTAATTCCCACAGGTCTGTTTGGCGTTCGCCCACTGCAAGCGGGTTTCGCCGAATTTCAGGTGAAACCACAACCCGCAACCCTTGAACATGCAGCCATTAAGCTACCTACCGTACGGGGTGACATTGCGGTTGAGTTTGAAAAATTAAGCAGTGATGTTTATGAGTATGTGATCAATGTGCCGGGGAACAGTCTTGCGCATGTATCCGTGCCGGTAAGCGACAACTCGGTTGACAGTATTTACCTTAACGGCGCTGCGCAACCGGTAGAGCCCGCCAGCGGTTTTGCGCATCTGCCCGTATTGAACGCGGGTTGCCATGTTGTGAGTGAAGCCTGGACAGATATTGACGAGCACTGCCCGACTTCTTCATCGAGTTCGTCATCCAGTAGCAGCTCATCGAGCAGCAGTTCTTCCAGTAGCAGTTCTTCAAGCAGCAGTTCTTCCAGCGCGTCGTCGAGCAGTTCCAGTTCCTCTAGCAGTTCCAGTTCTGCCAGTTCAAGTTCATCCAGCAGTTCAAGTTCATCTTCGAGCAGTTCGTCCAGTAGCTCAAGTTCTTCAACAAGCAGTTCCGGCGGGGGAATTTCATGTACCTTCGAATACCAATATGCGAGCTCTTGGCCCGGCGGGTTTGTGGCGAATGTGCAAATTAAAAATACCGGTAATCGAGCCGTGAGCAGTTGGGCGGTGAATATCAGTCACGCGGGCGGAACTCGTGTTGTGCAAAGCTGGAATGCGGTATTCTCGGGTAGCAATCCTTATCAAGCTTCAGCGATGCTTTGGAATGCGACTATTCAGCCGGGAGCCGCAACACAATTTGGATACCTGGCTAGTAACACGGGCGAACTCAATGAGCCGCTGTTGCAAGGTACTTGCTGGTAG
- a CDS encoding DHA1 family tetracycline resistance protein-like MFS transporter/uncharacterized oxidoreductase: protein MKLNGNTILITGGASGIGLALVKLLYSTNKIIVCGRNKARLEELQNQLPDVVTYQCDLSDEADLNRLADVLLAEHPNLNILINNAGVQYNVLFTSEQAEASAIREEVAVNLLAPIYLTNRLLPNLMRHNQAAVVNITSALAIAPKKNAAVYCASKSALRSFTRALRYQLEDSSVGVFELIPALVDTEMTQGRGKNKMTPQDFAKEALTAITANKNTVLIGKSKLLYLLYRIFPFLAYSLMKNA from the coding sequence ATGAAATTGAACGGTAACACCATACTGATAACGGGTGGCGCGTCGGGCATTGGCTTGGCTTTGGTTAAATTACTTTACAGCACCAATAAAATCATCGTTTGTGGCAGAAATAAGGCGCGACTTGAAGAGTTGCAAAATCAGCTTCCTGATGTCGTCACCTACCAATGTGATCTTAGCGACGAGGCGGACCTTAACCGCTTGGCGGACGTGTTACTTGCTGAGCACCCCAATCTTAATATACTCATCAACAACGCTGGGGTGCAATACAACGTCCTTTTTACAAGCGAACAAGCCGAAGCCAGCGCAATAAGAGAAGAGGTGGCGGTTAATCTCTTGGCGCCAATTTATTTAACCAACCGGTTACTGCCAAATCTGATGCGACACAATCAAGCGGCAGTGGTAAATATTACATCGGCGCTGGCAATTGCGCCTAAAAAAAACGCCGCTGTGTACTGTGCTTCCAAGTCTGCTTTACGCAGTTTTACGCGGGCTTTGCGTTACCAATTGGAAGACTCATCAGTCGGTGTATTTGAGCTTATCCCCGCCTTGGTCGATACTGAAATGACCCAAGGCAGGGGGAAAAATAAAATGACTCCGCAGGACTTCGCCAAAGAAGCGCTCACTGCCATTACAGCGAATAAGAACACTGTTCTGATCGGCAAATCGAAGCTGTTATATCTGCTTTATCGAATCTTTCCATTTCTCGCCTACAGCTTAATGAAGAATGCGTAA
- a CDS encoding 2-polyprenyl-6-methoxyphenol hydroxylase-like FAD-dependent oxidoreductase yields MNIIVLGGGIAGVSTAIALRQKGFDVTIYERHNTEASIGAGIVLWPNAVYVLKQLGLFDQVKLLSGCPVKMQRLTNLGEKLGSIDIEFINETMGYPSFSILRTDFQSVLIAKLRELSITVNYGYNVARIQNTSNKTEVLFQNGSSISSDIVIGADGRMASQARKYVFGENKAIYQGFINWVGVMEFETDSFREIVVHDYWGLGARFGIVPISATMAYWAGGVVSEKIAGNDATYYKNELQSIFSGWPELVNTVIAETPLNRINKIYVHDHNPIKTWHKNNVVVIGDAAHAPLPTSGQGACQALEDAWHLANCIASNGTDINNAFTQFTQLRSAKTANIIAAGRGLASSIFNTNPEYCKERNLASKKTDYTRVAAGMAQAWSEGLMAVSTA; encoded by the coding sequence ATGAATATTATTGTATTGGGTGGTGGCATTGCTGGTGTCAGCACCGCGATTGCCCTACGCCAAAAAGGTTTCGACGTTACCATTTACGAGCGTCACAATACGGAAGCCAGTATCGGTGCGGGTATCGTTCTTTGGCCAAACGCAGTCTACGTGCTTAAACAGTTGGGCTTGTTTGATCAAGTGAAGCTGTTGTCTGGATGCCCGGTAAAAATGCAGCGTTTGACAAATTTGGGTGAAAAGCTGGGTTCGATTGATATCGAATTTATCAATGAGACAATGGGCTATCCCAGCTTTTCCATTCTGCGAACAGATTTTCAAAGCGTATTAATTGCCAAGCTCCGCGAGCTGAGTATCACGGTTAACTACGGCTATAATGTGGCTCGCATTCAAAACACGAGTAATAAAACCGAGGTATTGTTCCAAAATGGAAGTTCAATATCGTCAGATATTGTTATAGGCGCAGACGGTAGGATGGCTTCGCAAGCGCGTAAGTATGTATTCGGTGAAAATAAAGCGATCTATCAAGGTTTTATTAATTGGGTTGGGGTAATGGAATTCGAAACTGATAGTTTTAGAGAGATCGTTGTACACGATTATTGGGGGCTGGGCGCAAGATTCGGTATTGTTCCGATCTCTGCAACCATGGCGTACTGGGCTGGCGGTGTGGTATCTGAAAAAATTGCGGGCAATGATGCCACTTACTATAAAAACGAATTGCAGAGTATTTTCTCCGGCTGGCCTGAATTAGTGAATACGGTGATTGCTGAAACCCCGTTAAATCGAATCAATAAAATCTATGTGCATGACCACAACCCAATAAAAACCTGGCATAAAAATAATGTTGTCGTTATTGGTGATGCGGCCCATGCGCCACTTCCAACTTCGGGGCAAGGTGCTTGCCAGGCCTTGGAGGATGCCTGGCATTTGGCAAATTGTATAGCAAGCAACGGCACCGATATAAATAACGCGTTTACACAATTTACTCAGCTACGATCCGCTAAAACAGCAAATATCATTGCTGCGGGCCGTGGATTGGCCTCATCGATATTCAATACCAATCCTGAATATTGCAAAGAACGAAATTTAGCCAGTAAAAAAACAGATTATACTCGTGTTGCGGCGGGCATGGCTCAAGCTTGGAGTGAGGGTTTAATGGCAGTGTCGACGGCGTAA
- a CDS encoding SIR2-like protein has translation MDKPSEELKQAAANGELVMFLGAGASRSMLNTSPLWKEMVEGMIDYFERQGETGKRLADRAKSELLKHSDDYKYALTRLEEGNAPLFYEGIRRTLEPALTPVGNGLGLPQILSIIRPAVILTLSWDRLLDKTADYELLTWRDEMREGWDLKSRFLSGVRTLFHLHGHISRPDTLVATNSSYERLYDTEVVDGVRRIIGFKEEPAGLSKLLADDTIHVIVVGVNPAGSEFAALLEASLQSDTSAHFHILAEQGSLEVFRTAMLNRRVGASLKWTGYGYKEGEHFQILDFLARLAGNHGSVVDELPEFGASWDPIYRIYVNEDRDKYLLEQAKLEEMASEIWYATPVFSNVFGTDEYIKIAADAAAEKAFENPTDDDRNRVYQAMLKRRNVVAEGVASGRIKAIRCLYWDDTKDTKSRINNAKKMFKTKADFAARKIDIKAHPDSAPEGLGPSFAAIVGKQTAPFRIALCHAHQANASSASFQWIHVNSDTAQERLSWFLRAWQSGK, from the coding sequence ATGGATAAACCAAGCGAGGAATTAAAACAGGCCGCGGCGAACGGGGAATTGGTCATGTTTTTAGGGGCTGGTGCATCACGTAGCATGCTTAACACAAGCCCTCTCTGGAAAGAGATGGTAGAGGGCATGATTGATTATTTCGAACGTCAGGGAGAAACCGGCAAGCGTCTGGCTGATCGTGCAAAAAGCGAATTACTCAAACACTCGGATGATTATAAGTACGCGCTTACTCGACTCGAAGAAGGCAATGCCCCCCTTTTCTACGAAGGCATCAGGCGCACTCTCGAGCCCGCATTAACACCGGTCGGTAATGGTTTGGGTTTACCACAAATTCTTTCAATTATTCGTCCCGCTGTAATTTTAACCTTATCTTGGGATCGTCTGCTGGATAAAACCGCCGACTACGAACTCCTTACCTGGCGGGATGAAATGCGAGAAGGTTGGGATTTAAAATCGCGATTTTTGAGTGGTGTAAGAACCTTGTTCCATCTCCACGGCCATATTTCACGCCCCGATACCCTGGTCGCCACCAACAGTTCCTATGAGCGGCTTTACGATACCGAAGTTGTCGATGGGGTACGGCGCATTATTGGTTTCAAGGAAGAACCCGCTGGTTTAAGCAAGTTACTTGCAGATGACACCATTCATGTGATCGTTGTTGGTGTAAATCCTGCGGGATCAGAATTCGCAGCTTTGTTGGAGGCTTCACTCCAGAGCGATACCTCAGCGCACTTTCATATATTAGCGGAACAAGGCAGCCTGGAGGTATTCCGCACCGCGATGCTAAATCGGCGTGTCGGCGCGAGCCTGAAATGGACCGGGTATGGCTATAAAGAAGGCGAGCATTTTCAAATTCTCGACTTTTTAGCCCGATTGGCGGGCAATCACGGTTCGGTCGTCGATGAGCTGCCTGAATTTGGCGCCAGCTGGGATCCGATTTATCGGATTTACGTTAATGAAGATCGTGATAAATATTTATTAGAGCAGGCCAAGCTGGAAGAAATGGCCTCAGAGATCTGGTACGCAACGCCGGTATTTTCAAATGTATTTGGTACGGATGAATACATTAAAATTGCTGCAGATGCGGCGGCCGAAAAAGCATTCGAAAATCCCACAGACGACGACAGAAATCGGGTGTATCAAGCCATGTTAAAAAGGCGGAACGTGGTCGCAGAAGGCGTTGCGTCTGGCCGAATAAAGGCGATTCGTTGTTTATATTGGGACGATACCAAGGATACAAAATCACGTATCAACAATGCCAAAAAAATGTTCAAAACGAAAGCCGATTTCGCAGCAAGAAAAATCGATATTAAGGCCCACCCAGATAGCGCACCAGAAGGCTTGGGGCCCAGCTTTGCTGCAATAGTCGGAAAACAAACCGCCCCGTTTCGCATCGCGCTTTGCCATGCTCACCAAGCCAATGCCAGCAGCGCGAGCTTCCAATGGATACACGTAAATTCAGATACTGCTCAGGAGCGGCTGTCTTGGTTTTTGCGGGCGTGGCAGTCTGGGAAATAA
- a CDS encoding CRP-like cAMP-binding protein — translation MKMDERDNEESILCFNRLDETLKKYGMFDVSEREKVRKFCTPAYFPKDKALHRSGDIANSVFFICSGLVRFYYISEEGKEYNKSFSHENQFAGAVQYAAQPEPCRFYIQALEPTHTLAISLEGLNKLYQESLAWANLGRLHMESLAVRKTSREAGFLLDSAEQRYKTFLAQEPGLVQRLPLYQIASYLGITDVALSRIRKRIK, via the coding sequence ATGAAAATGGACGAGCGCGATAATGAAGAGTCGATACTCTGCTTCAATCGTTTGGATGAAACTCTAAAAAAATATGGAATGTTCGATGTGTCGGAGCGGGAAAAAGTTAGGAAATTCTGTACGCCCGCGTATTTTCCAAAAGATAAGGCACTGCATCGATCCGGTGACATAGCAAACAGCGTGTTTTTTATCTGTTCCGGGTTGGTACGTTTTTATTACATTTCTGAAGAGGGTAAGGAATACAACAAATCCTTTTCTCACGAGAATCAGTTTGCCGGTGCGGTACAATATGCCGCGCAACCGGAGCCCTGCCGGTTCTACATTCAAGCATTAGAACCCACTCACACACTGGCAATTTCTCTCGAAGGTTTGAATAAACTTTATCAGGAGTCCTTGGCGTGGGCCAACCTGGGGCGCCTGCATATGGAAAGCCTTGCGGTAAGAAAAACAAGCAGGGAAGCCGGTTTTCTGCTGGATTCCGCTGAACAACGCTATAAGACCTTTCTTGCTCAGGAACCTGGGCTTGTGCAACGCCTGCCTCTCTACCAAATTGCATCCTACCTTGGCATAACCGATGTCGCGCTATCCAGAATTCGTAAACGAATAAAATAA
- a CDS encoding complex I intermediate-associated protein 30 (CIA30), producing MKTHHLTQTLITIIAFCTLSAFSLAEPLKPLVDDFGDAANNSLGIPRQFINDTVTGGGTNTQQQVAAGVLKVKGEIVPPRGQPGWASSVLLLDPQGLPQDASGFDGIKLLVKVNKGFISLSANSSEVKNFDYHAAPITTKADGKFHEVKIPFATMKRAWSEQTALNTKTIASLSIVAFSPQKASFEFEVDEISFYKAAAK from the coding sequence ATGAAAACACATCATCTAACACAAACTCTCATTACAATCATCGCGTTTTGTACTCTTTCAGCATTCAGCCTTGCCGAGCCCCTAAAACCCCTTGTGGACGACTTTGGCGATGCCGCCAATAACAGTCTCGGCATTCCCCGCCAGTTTATCAACGATACGGTTACAGGCGGCGGCACAAACACCCAACAGCAAGTCGCTGCCGGGGTATTGAAAGTAAAAGGTGAAATTGTACCGCCACGGGGTCAACCGGGCTGGGCAAGCTCGGTACTGCTGCTGGACCCACAAGGCCTGCCCCAGGACGCCAGCGGCTTCGATGGCATTAAACTTTTGGTGAAAGTAAACAAAGGCTTTATTTCGCTTTCCGCCAACAGCTCTGAGGTGAAAAACTTCGATTACCACGCCGCGCCCATCACCACCAAAGCGGATGGCAAATTCCACGAAGTGAAAATTCCCTTCGCCACCATGAAGCGCGCCTGGTCGGAACAAACAGCGTTAAACACCAAAACCATCGCCAGCCTGAGTATTGTCGCCTTCAGCCCGCAAAAAGCTTCCTTTGAATTCGAAGTGGATGAAATCAGCTTTTATAAAGCGGCTGCCAAATAA
- a CDS encoding RNA polymerase, sigma subunit, ECF family, with amino-acid sequence MQIFKKRTQFNASSDAALVLASLGGDRDSFGEIVARYQSLLCSLAYSAVGDLKHSEDIAQETFIEAWRKLDTLRDPEKLKAWLCGILRFKVSHYHRKEANQPVRGAGELEECAAHEQHHEKVEDAVIEAQQQALLWQTLEKLPQNYREPLILFYREHRSVEHVATELELSEATVKQRLSRGRKILQQAMVTFVEDALEKSKPGAAFTSAVLLAIEGVSPPAKAAALGTGALKVGSFFTLATLLTLLASLSGVIGSFFSVRAGLAQVRTQRERHATIKLVSLFFVYAAVFVAGMLALRYFALARVEYAAYLAMASQLLVIAFIAVYLALLVQVLVGMPRMRAQQRIFFPEAFDNDLDRLDSPQREYKTRLRILGAPLVHFKLGMAEVGDKPAYGWIAGGDRAYGLLFAWGGLAVAPVSVGIVSVGLVGLGAVGLGIFAVGTVGIGVIGFGASIIGYKAYASLSALGWQSAVSNGFSIAREAAIGPLAFAEQVNNERAAEIANIATLNQTYLWVLAAIVVFVIVPAVWHSNQVRKRMGTPPDLTKNNMR; translated from the coding sequence ATGCAGATTTTCAAAAAGCGAACTCAATTTAATGCTTCCAGCGATGCGGCTTTGGTGCTGGCATCCCTGGGTGGCGACCGGGATTCATTCGGCGAGATAGTGGCGCGCTATCAGAGCCTGCTGTGCTCTCTGGCCTATTCCGCGGTGGGCGACCTCAAGCACAGCGAAGATATTGCTCAGGAAACTTTTATCGAAGCCTGGCGTAAACTTGACACGTTGCGTGACCCCGAAAAGCTTAAGGCCTGGCTGTGCGGTATTCTGAGGTTTAAGGTGAGCCACTACCATCGCAAGGAGGCCAACCAACCGGTTAGAGGTGCCGGAGAACTTGAGGAGTGCGCGGCGCACGAACAGCACCATGAGAAGGTGGAAGATGCCGTTATCGAAGCGCAACAACAGGCATTGCTGTGGCAGACTCTGGAAAAACTGCCGCAGAATTATCGTGAACCCCTGATTTTGTTTTACCGCGAACATCGTTCGGTGGAGCATGTTGCCACTGAACTGGAGTTGAGCGAAGCAACCGTCAAGCAGCGTTTGTCACGGGGTCGCAAAATCCTGCAGCAGGCAATGGTCACCTTTGTGGAAGACGCACTGGAGAAAAGCAAGCCGGGTGCAGCCTTCACCTCGGCGGTATTGCTCGCGATTGAGGGGGTGTCACCGCCCGCAAAGGCGGCTGCCTTGGGTACTGGCGCACTGAAAGTGGGGTCGTTTTTTACACTGGCCACTTTGCTAACACTTCTGGCCTCTCTTTCCGGGGTAATCGGTTCTTTCTTTAGCGTAAGGGCTGGCCTGGCTCAGGTGCGTACTCAGCGGGAACGGCACGCGACCATCAAGCTGGTGTCGCTTTTCTTTGTCTATGCGGCCGTGTTTGTGGCCGGTATGCTTGCGTTGCGGTATTTCGCGCTGGCCCGCGTCGAGTATGCCGCTTACTTGGCGATGGCTTCGCAGCTGTTGGTGATCGCTTTTATTGCCGTTTACCTGGCACTGTTGGTGCAGGTTCTGGTGGGCATGCCGAGAATGCGCGCGCAGCAACGCATATTCTTTCCGGAAGCGTTTGATAATGACCTTGATCGTCTGGATTCTCCGCAACGAGAATACAAAACCCGGCTGCGAATTTTAGGCGCGCCTCTGGTGCATTTTAAACTGGGTATGGCCGAAGTCGGCGACAAGCCTGCTTACGGTTGGATTGCCGGTGGCGACCGAGCCTACGGTTTGCTCTTCGCCTGGGGTGGTTTGGCCGTCGCACCGGTAAGTGTGGGTATTGTGTCGGTGGGTTTGGTAGGCCTTGGTGCGGTGGGTTTGGGAATATTCGCTGTGGGTACTGTGGGTATTGGCGTGATTGGTTTTGGCGCTTCTATTATTGGATATAAGGCCTACGCATCACTTTCCGCGCTGGGTTGGCAAAGCGCCGTGAGCAACGGTTTTTCCATCGCCAGGGAAGCAGCCATTGGGCCGCTTGCGTTTGCTGAACAGGTTAACAATGAACGTGCCGCAGAAATTGCGAATATTGCCACTTTGAATCAGACCTACCTCTGGGTACTGGCTGCCATTGTTGTTTTTGTTATTGTTCCTGCGGTATGGCATTCAAACCAGGTGCGTAAACGAATGGGTACGCCGCCTGATCTAACAAAAAATAATATGCGGTAA